caaactttcaTAAATCGTTAGTTTGCTAGAAAACAAATGaactatatttaatatttttaacacaaCTAACTTAAATTTACatacttttctttaaaaatttatacaatCATATTTCCCATAACATGTGTCAAGTGAAAAATACATGTatattaagtatatatatatatatatatatatatatatatatatatatatatatatatatatatatagcataaTGCTTATTATATTCTGAGCACCAATCCCATTATAAGACACTTACTAAGCCAGTAAATACTAGCATTATCATGAAATCTTCCACATTCTATTTCAGATTCTGTTTAAGTTTTAATagttctaaaaaataattaaattagttctgttgaaatttactaaaataatttttttcccataatcttttgtaatttttatttatatcttcttcttttctgcATTTCGAATATTAATAGTACTTTGGATTgtatttgtaaaaaagaaaaaacacttcAAGTGATCCtattttactttctctttttcttataaaaaaattataactaaaagatattaatatttgatcaaGCAAGTTGAAAGAAacttagaagaagaaaagaaaatgtttagaGAATGAGGGTATTGAATAGAGTTGTGACTTGTAAGTAAAAATAGATGAAGAACTTAGAAGAAACATTATTATTGATTCTGTAAGAGATTGTCGGGGAAGAAGTAGCtatgttttattattcaatattcAATAGTAAATCAGTTTCCAAACATGAGACAATGTAGACACCAGGTTGAGTTTGAGGTTGGCTATATGATATGACTACTATTTACTGTTTTAAGGGTACAAAGctattagtatttattttacacGTGAGACAAGCAGCCATGCCTTAATTATAGGATAAAGTTTTTGCTTTACATTCAATAATACATTCATTGTCTCACTATACTATGCTCTACACGCAAACTTCTTTTTATGACACTCAGTGATGGCAAAACAGGGTTGGtgataatttcattcacaataatctttttctttcctcctTCTGTCTATCACATATATAGAGTCAcatgttttaaaacaaatttttcctttaaaaatatctattgaATTCTATGATACAATCATTAAAAATGACCAATATTTCTAtaacttaaaaagaaatatacacGTTGTATcttaatcaatatataaactTGTTTATGTAGTGTAATGACACATCATAAATAATTGACAGTTGTAGAACTAAATGGTATATAACCATTAGCTATAGTTTActtgtaatttgatttttccttgaaaaaataaaattaatgcaaagtatttttcattgattattTCATGTTTTGTAAACTTGGATCTAagttatgaaatatttaattttatttatacatgaaTTTTAGAAACGTTTAAAATCATGAGTTGTTTTTTAGGATTTAGTGTTATTAAGGTTATGATATTACTCTAGAAATATTTTGtacattatttaattagttttatcaCTATTATTCACGcattgaaatattattgaacttaaaaaaaaaaaaggaatggatCAATTGTGTATTAAGATATACGGTCTacttttgtgaataaaattaaGCAATCCATATAATAGTTTTGATGATAACAAAGTGTTATGAAACTATATATGAACCGTCTAATAGACTTGTTTCATAGATCTTAAAGtgatttaataaaatctaaCTAAGTcgtaatgataaatatttttctatactgagttaaaatttaacttaatagttattttatccatgtttaaattgtttttgtaaCACACCATCTTTATTATTAATCCTTTTATCCTTTTAGGAAACAAAGGATATTATGCACTCATgcttaataattaattttctacatttatatattatttgaattgttttcttTAACAAAATCTAATATGTAAATGTTGTGAAGATCAAATCAACACATTCTTTATCAAGTTTTCGTAATCATAAAGATGAGGCACAACTTAAAGTCTCTACATGAATGATGTGATAAAATCGAATATTGACTATATAAAAGCAACAATCAAGTCTCATTGACCTATATAATAAGAGACTAAGTTGAAGATAGAAGAATACACAACAATGGTATATATTTCGAAgtctatgtgtttgtgttcTTTGTGGGGATTGTGATAAATCTTATAAATTCTTCACATTGTGAAGCTTTTTCAAGTGAGTTTAAACTGTGCTCTTTGTAAAAGTTTTCCTCTTTGTCGTTGAGAATTTTTAATCATAGAGAAGATTAAAAAAGTGTAATATAGAAAGATTTGTATATTCGTGATGAGATGGAGATATTTGTGTATTCATtgttataatttgtttaataagtAAAACCTTTTAAGGAATGTGTTTAAGTGAGAATTGGACATTGAAAAGTTGAAATGCATTAATATAAAAGAGGGGTATGTGATATggtgaataaaagaaaaaagaaaaagaaaatatgatagAGAAAGCAagtgtatttttataaattttttgacCTCACTAAAGATGCTTGTGTTTCCATGGCTATGTATTGTaaagttttgtaaaaaaacagaaaagaaattatttagaAGCATTTTATTTCCCAAAAGACCTGTTGCAGTGGAGATGAGATTgattaaaagatgaaaagggtACAAATGATCATGTCAGGTTGCTAAAATTGTGGTCTGGATTTTTATTTGAAGTATCATCTAACTGTACTGGCAAGCCATAAAAAAATGCAACAGATTGATTTATTATGGAGTTGCTGCCAAGAAATCATGACTTTATTTTAGCCTTCTGCAGTTACGTGAAAGTAAAACATTTTGGCTGAAATTAAAGAAGCAGACCTGTTTTGTCCTCAATGTATTTGCCCTACTTCTCTTTGTATACTTAGCATAAAGTGCTTGTTATTTCTCACACAACATGATTCTCTGACCCCCTGCTTCCCATTTGTTAACTTAGTGCAACAAATTCTAACGCAAAGATTCGTTTACATTCACAAAACGGCAAGTAGAAAACTAGACAACTTATACATCAATAATACATATCACTTTAACATTCAACCATAGTAAAAAACATACatgttttcttcattatttaCAAGGAGCCTGTGTGAAAAATATCACATCTTAGATCATCAGAAAATGCGTGGAGTTGCTTAATTTCTTAGCAGCATTTAGATAGTTCTTTTTTTCCAATTGTGGGTGTTAAACTTGTGATTGTCCAAAAGTGCAGTGTGTGCATATACAGTGTGAACTGTGAGGTACAAGACAAAGCAAAGAAGTACTCATACGAAACAGGTCTCCTTTGTGTACTTATAGGTTGTGTGTCTCAAACGGAGTGGAGGAGAAAGGAAGAGTGAAAGGCACTAACCACTgtgagggaaaaaaaaaaagaaaagtttaaccATGTGATGTGAGCGTGTTGGTGTAGGATGAAAGAGGAGACATGGGGAAGAAGCAACTTTAATAACACtgcatcatcatcaccatcatcattatcatcatgcTGTGTCCTTTTTTCagaaacacacaaacacatctTCACTCTCCAAATCTTAGAATTCTACGCTTTCCATTTCCCNcctctctctctctctctctctcctcatGATTTGAATACATAACTTAATACTATTGCATACTATCATACATATTGGTCAACTCTTTTGTTGGTTGCTGCTCCACCTAAAGCTTTTACTACAACGTTCCCTCTCCCTATAAATACACTATCCCTCATCACATATTCCTAACATCTTTCTCACACACAAACCCTATTTTCAAACTGCACAAGGCAGAAACCTCGGTAGCCAATGTGCAATATTACGACAAAGATCTCTTAGTGTAGATTACGACGAAGATTCTAAACCTCAACATGTCGGATTCTTATGCTAGTACCTTTCACTCTCCCACTCCAAACGTCACCCATGCTACCTCCAAACTCACCACATTATGCTCAATAGCTCAACCTTATTGTATTTGCACTCACTGTAACCACATCCTCTCCTTCAACCACCATGTTGGTAAGCCTGACTCGATTAGTAAGGGCATGTTTGGATAACTATTCTAAGCATATTTTTGTGTGTTGAATGTAGGGATTCCCTttgtgtttttgattttgtaCAGTGGTTGTTATCCATACATGCAGGATTCATCAAATTATCATACATATACATGTCCATATATAGTATACTCATAGTATAATGTTCCTTTTAATGCGGTTAATTAGCATTGACTTGGGTATGGTGAGAAATTTGATTACACTTGGGATAAGCATCTATTTTCCATGTGTCCTATGGTGCAGGTAATGCAACAGAGGAAGGGACAAATAACACAGGGTCCCATGTTCAGTCCCAGCAAAGCACGAGGTGGAGTCCAACGCCAGTTCAGTTACTGGTCCTTGAGGAATTGTATAGGCAAGGCACTAAAACACCATCAGCTGAACAGATTCAGCAAATAGCTTCACAGTTGCGCCAGTTTGGGAAGATTGAAGGGAAGAACGTGTTCTACTGGTTCCAGAATCACAAGGCGAGAGAGAGACAGAAGAGGCGCCGCAGGGAGATGGAGGAAAATAATGCCGCTTCTTCTAGCGAAGGTGAGAACAAAAAAGTAGTACGTTGAGGGAAATTCAGAAAAGGAAATAAGATAGAGGAAGGAGGTACATATACAGCTAGATATTATCATGTTCTAATGCCACAACGTTTTTGTGGCCTTTGGGGCTATTCAAGGTTCTTTTAGTGGTCAAAAGATTCCTATATTATGCATCACTCTTTCACTGATGATTAAAAccatgagagagagagagagagagtgtgggtagtttcttatgatttttttagGATGCAAGATTTGACGTTAAATTTTGGGGGTGTTTGGATTTTGGCTACAGGGTTGAAAGAGACAGGTTGTGGAGTTAAAGAGACAAAGAAGTGGGCATCCACTTCAAACTGCAGTCGACATGCAGAGGTCTGTAATTACTCTTGGCTTTGTTCACGGTACTACTACAACATTTTATTCAGCTTTGTTAAGCAAAGATACCCCATATATTATAGGAGACCAATAATAGGGTCTAATTATTTGTTCACAAggtaaaacaaaagataaagccaaaatataaaaattcactcTGTATTGACAcataacaaagaaataaaagaaaacaacaagaGCTTTTGTATCTTGGAAAAAAGGAGAGGTTCAAAAGCtgctttttttaactttctgtTGGGGCTGTTTTATGCTAGATCAGTTCAGACTTTCTTGGACTTGTGAATTGAATGTGAATTCTGAATTCTCTCCAACCCTCTctcttgttttaattttaaattttttttactgcCAACTTTTACTATCCGTATTTTTCTCAGGAATCTGCCGCACTGGATATAGCAGAAAAGGGCTCTAATGGGTGGACTCAGTTTGAGGAGAGAGGCATACAAGTTTTGAGGAGAAACATATCAGAAAGAAGGTTGCAATTGCAAGATAACATGGAAATTCCTTGTTTCCCTCCCACTACTATGGCAGCTGCTCTCGCAACCTCACACAGAACACTTACCACACAACTTTTAATCCCTCAAAGTTATAACAGAGAAACTTTAAACTACTATGATGGAGAAAATGCAGATCCTCGAACCCTCGACCTATTTCCACATAAGAACGATGACCAAGATGGCATATGTCTTGCTGAGAGGAAATCCATGTTCTGTGCCAGTGCTTCTATGGACactgatatcacctccagccaGTTTTTTGAGTTTCTTCCTTTAAGAAACTGAGTGTGATTTTTATAATACATGATgtttaaccaaaaataattggctgtaatgaataatatatatacatgtttatTAGTTTCTCTTTTCTGGTTTCGTTGGGACTCGCAAATCTTTGGTTTCGTTTCTCTCTAGTGAGTCAGTGATCATGCATGTAGAAGTTACATGTGCGCGTGCATATGAACCTATAATGTTTTTGTCTTGTTGACTCTCTTACTTTTCAGTTTTTGAGGATCTGGTTTTTGGGAAAGGCGTGTTCATCATAAACTCCATGCCTTTTGTTTGAAAACTTAAGATAGAGCTACTCATACTCTCCTTTTACGTGGATAATGATTGATTCGTTAACAAATATTGTTGCTTTTATACACAACCACTATAGTAGAGTCTCTATCTCTCGTTATCTCTGTGTCCATGTTTACATCGGGACATACACAGTGACAGAGATATAACTGATTACAACAGTTCATCTTCACCGTATATTTTAACTGATTAAGACTGTTTTACTTAGTTCTATGTAGTTTGTTTTGATTAGTTCTTCTAGATCCGGCCTATACATTGTCCATATATATTGCAATGTTAGCCTTACTTAGATGTGTATATCcttaaaagttaagaaaaaacaaaaaagacagCTAAGTTTTTAAAGCTAGGAACAGCTATATTGACAAGCTTAGTATACTAGCTACTTTTCTACTGTGTTTAAATTccttaattacaattatttcatatatagaATTAACAGGAGATTTATACCAGTTACCTTGGTATATACCAAATATCATACAATTAACTAAGATTACCCAATATACCATGGCCATCTTGAGAACAAAAATGTATTAGCTACTTGTATATCTATTGATGTcagctagaaaaaaaaaatatatttatatattccatgtttgtttaaaagaaaataaattttatgtgtccaattattattattaactttttaaaatttatcaaataaatgtggAAGGTTAAATTTGTGAGGAATTGGAGGAGGTAAAACACGTAAAGGGACTAACTACACAAGAAAATTTGATactatatatattcaatatataatctctaaattttagattttatgaTCTTTATCTCAGGATACTGATCATATCAATTCAATGCCATATTTTCTTACATACAATTGCACACCAATGATCTTTGCTTTGAGTGTTCTTAGAGCTTTACTAATAcactttcaataattttatgatgTTTCTAAAGATAAATGTAAGAATGAACTCAAAATATATCATGTGGGTGAAGGAGATGCAGATCATGAAATAGTGAAGACAACTTGTTTCTAGGTAGCCAAAGGAACATGAAAATGGTTGGGTGAGGTTGTTTTAGCTCCTAATATGGGGTATGTAGTTTTGTTCAATgtactaaaagaaaaacatgtttttctttcttttttttttttgtttagtacAAGAATATATGCGGATGAAGAAGTCTTGGACAAGTTTTGTtattgtttcttgttttttttttatggaaggTGTGAAGGATATATTTCCCAAGATAGTAGAGTTATTTTCATAGTTTTAGAGCATAAAAATGTATGGTGTTGAGAAGTTTATATACCACATacttcaaaatattacattaatttatgaGTCCTTTTGTGACTTGAGATATACTCAATATGttcatttcttcttttaataacaaatttaatacaaaaataaaagtatatagtatacactttaaaaatattacaaaaagaCCCATGGAGGAAAAACCTAGGAGTATGtaaattaatactttttaatcTATATAGTTGACATCACTGCAAGCTTTGTGTTGGACTATCcaagtagattttttttttttttaaagaatttcatttgttccatctttattttttctcttttggaaatcaatatataaagaagatttTCAAACCAACTCTAATGTTTGTTTTAGAATGAATTACATTTCAGCTAAACGTATAAGAACAAATTATTTAACACTATAACTGTaactttgtaaaattatttactatttacacttacaacaataatttatataagtcagtcttttattttatataactacttttagataatataatttttaaaatatgtaataatatctacttatattttattaatatgttataCATTCAAATGAATTCATGTAATacaatatcaattattttttaatttagacaTATCTACTTTatgagaatttaaaattaagtacCAAGTGGATAAGACTTGTGTTGATTTGCatgagaattttaattttttttatccacaATAATTAAGAGTTTTGTACAAGTTtattcaaagttgaagaaactAGATAAAGCAGTGCATTGACAATGAAAGTAAGTATGGGAATTTTAGTTTGAAcataaagtttaataatttcataaattttacttcaCCTTGCCCCAATATATCTAATGTAGTCTAACAAATAACTCCttatatttgatgaaatttaatcTAACAAAATAGCTCATCCATTACCCTTAAAACACTCtgaagatttatttttggtATACTCAGATTAATTCTTGCACAAAATCGAATACAGATTCTCCAAAATTGGATAGTTTTGACAACATGTGAATATgcagatttatttattttatataagtgAAGTTGAAATGAgttaaaaagaagtttaaacaaGCAGCTTCTTTCGGCGTTTAAGGGGTTTAAACCTTTTGCATTGGATTTGTTTGCATCTGTTATGAAACATTTGGTAAGATGTTGAGTATGAAATGTGGAATATTAATTCTCTTTTATATGATACGAAGTGTccttatttcttatttcttaaacAAATCCTCTCCATTAATCACGTTAACCTTGTGCTAAATCTCAtggttgaaattttaattttaattgaagttATTATGGCATCTCGTAGTTTGTACAAGGGATCCACACCATAACCACACTAGTTATATTAGAATAGATAGTTTGTACATGTGAAAGTGAAATAAATGATGTGGTACATAAGACAAATAAATTTAAGGGCCGGTATTTTATAACATCCCTATGTTAAAGTGTactaatatgataaataaatttaagattgaGTTTCAAATAAGATCTagagttaacaaaaaaaatgtattaatttttttataaaacgtaattatttttaaattaaattgtaaataatatatcacTAAATTAGCTCTATTCACATTCATATATTAGAGGAAAAgtaaatttaagatattaaaattgatattcaTAGTTAATCCTACATTTGTAGGTAAACTAAc
This genomic stretch from Vigna radiata var. radiata cultivar VC1973A chromosome 7, Vradiata_ver6, whole genome shotgun sequence harbors:
- the LOC106766017 gene encoding WUSCHEL-related homeobox 6 codes for the protein MSDSYASTFHSPTPNVTHATSKLTTLCSIAQPYCICTHCNHILSFNHHVGNATEEGTNNTGSHVQSQQSTRWSPTPVQLLVLEELYRQGTKTPSAEQIQQIASQLRQFGKIEGKNVFYWFQNHKARERQKRRRREMEENNAASSSEGLKETGCGVKETKKWASTSNCSRHAEESAALDIAEKGSNGWTQFEERGIQVLRRNISERRLQLQDNMEIPCFPPTTMAAALATSHRTLTTQLLIPQSYNRETLNYYDGENADPRTLDLFPHKNDDQDGICLAERKSMFCASASMDTDITSSQFFEFLPLRN